One window from the genome of Salvelinus fontinalis isolate EN_2023a chromosome 3, ASM2944872v1, whole genome shotgun sequence encodes:
- the LOC129851268 gene encoding regulator of G-protein signaling 4-like isoform X1 codes for MCKGLSSLPSSCLEKAKGMRVKLSHLADKQEWTHHKHRVHEDRTLQGLESLLNGKIGQKAFLWFLQSEFSEENLQFWLACEEYRVTPPWQQGAKAQSMYCQYINPGSPQEVNLDAETREALLRVMEEPAGDTFHEAQQHVYHLMAKDSYPRFLRSPHCLEALRVP; via the exons ATGTGTAAAGGACTGTCCTCCCTTCCCTCGTCATGCTTGGAGAA agcaAAGGGGATGCGGGTGAAGTTGAGCCACCTGGCTGACAAACAGGAGTGGACACATCACAAACACag GGTCCATGAGGACAGGACTCTTCAGGGTCTGGAGTCTCTACTCAACGGCAAGA tTGGCCAGAAAGCTTTCCTCTGGTTCCTGCAGTCTGAGTTCAGTGAGGAGAACCTGCAGTTCTGGTTGGCCTGTGAGGAGTACAGGGTTACCCCCCCATGGCAGCAGGGGGCCAAGGCCCAGTCTATGTACTGCCAGTACATCAACCCTGGTTCACCACAGGAG GTGAACCTGGATGCTGAGACCAGGGAGGCTCTACTGAGAGTGATGGAGGAGCCTGCAGGCGACACATTCCACGAGGCCCAACAACACGTCTACCACCTGATGGCCAAAGACTCTTATCCTCGCTTCCTGCGCTCCCCACACTGCCTGGAGGCCCTTAGGGTTCCTTAG
- the LOC129851268 gene encoding regulator of G-protein signaling 13-like isoform X2, whose protein sequence is MRVKLSHLADKQEWTHHKHRVHEDRTLQGLESLLNGKIGQKAFLWFLQSEFSEENLQFWLACEEYRVTPPWQQGAKAQSMYCQYINPGSPQEVNLDAETREALLRVMEEPAGDTFHEAQQHVYHLMAKDSYPRFLRSPHCLEALRVP, encoded by the exons ATGCGGGTGAAGTTGAGCCACCTGGCTGACAAACAGGAGTGGACACATCACAAACACag GGTCCATGAGGACAGGACTCTTCAGGGTCTGGAGTCTCTACTCAACGGCAAGA tTGGCCAGAAAGCTTTCCTCTGGTTCCTGCAGTCTGAGTTCAGTGAGGAGAACCTGCAGTTCTGGTTGGCCTGTGAGGAGTACAGGGTTACCCCCCCATGGCAGCAGGGGGCCAAGGCCCAGTCTATGTACTGCCAGTACATCAACCCTGGTTCACCACAGGAG GTGAACCTGGATGCTGAGACCAGGGAGGCTCTACTGAGAGTGATGGAGGAGCCTGCAGGCGACACATTCCACGAGGCCCAACAACACGTCTACCACCTGATGGCCAAAGACTCTTATCCTCGCTTCCTGCGCTCCCCACACTGCCTGGAGGCCCTTAGGGTTCCTTAG
- the LOC129851270 gene encoding UPF0390 protein zgc136864-like, whose product MAQGKQKFKAQPGGAKKPQKIKGPRKGGRTIAPKKVKVVQQQQLKKGLEVAIRNKIEEEVTHRASTKLHKRLSVVKGAEVKPTPSKGNNHPSHPAPSTSK is encoded by the exons ATGGCGCAAGGTAAACAGAAGTTCAAAGCGCAACCCGGTGGAGCCAAGAAACCTCAAAAAATCAAAGGTCCCAGAAAAGGAG GGAGGACGATTGCACCAAAGAAGGTGAAAGTGGTACAGCAACAGCAGTTGAAGAAG GGCCTGGAGGTGGCGATCAGGAACAAGATAGAGGAAGAGGTGACTCACAGAGCCAGTACTAAACTCCACAAGAGGCTGAGTGTTGTGAAGGGAGCGGAGGTGAAACCAACCCCCTCTAAAGGAAACAATCATCCCAGCCACCCTGCACCCAGCACCTCCAAATAA